From one Rhopalosiphum padi isolate XX-2018 chromosome 2, ASM2088224v1, whole genome shotgun sequence genomic stretch:
- the LOC132918934 gene encoding uncharacterized protein LOC132918934: protein MPLDETQRKTLSDLIRKRGVIKASLTRIRTFVTKFNPREDAITLLEFRQEELPHINKKFDEIQSEIEFINCDDDEKSNLEREAFESDYFSIRSEMQEIINFEKGHTSLPHNVSASSSVHTQRARLAPISLPSFEGDILEWESFFDCYKAMVHNDDSYPSAQKFSYLRSTLKGQALDIIKGIPITDANYNVAIKRLQQRFDNKSLVIQSHIRAILDTPRAEACQARELQDLYSNISAHVAALEALGQPVNQWDAWLVTVVLRKLDYATSHEWQVRRTNTELPKYSELQLFLSSRCVALESAETLQNTVDEDKRKITAKASNLKYNAHNYPRKALYTANHNVVKCECCAGDHRVYACSKFKEMPVGSRVQIVREARLCFNCFSNIHMANTCKSKYNCRVCNGRHNTLLHYEKHEHQVAGNEGDTIEKEDNPGATSLWAAQKVNHVFLATAIVSVLDRHGEKRPCRVVLDSGSQINFVSRKMAKLLNLSREQVELPITGIGANRVHSTACVTIDVLSRIKEFQVALVCHVLPTIVDDLSPHPSGIVDWKIPKEFDSQLADPLFHSSGAIDMLIGGGVFFDILESRRVRLSVGSLCLQDTKFGWVITGEVGAVCLLNVNSVGQSLEDGWIAVENSKDANANDLSKTSRKALDVKAAARHFQETAKRNQNGRFVLRLPLKSEVKNIGDTLSMAKSRFLSVERRLQQDESLKEAYVSFMKEYENAGHMHEVHSNDPVAENIFYLPHHPVVKLSSLTTKLRVVFDASAKSSTGVSLNDVLMCGPTVQEELFSILIRFRAHQYVITADVEKMFRQVEVSKEDQDLQRIVWRENPSEKLRIYRLTTVTYGTTSASFMATQCLASLAEAEKLRFPRAAKAIRRDFYMDDLMTGAETIDECKMLQLQISNILDSAKLPLRKWCSNSAEIFKGVHSVDKEPLFVIKIEADEIVKSLGLCWKPTQDVLGYQAVPAAKSPKCTKRILLSDLNRIFDPLGFLTPVLIKGKIFLQQLWQIKIDWDQPIPEHIKEKWLRFYKQFEELRSLSIPRKCKPFKSDYNVEVHGFCDASEEAYGACIYVRSKGQNEQWCSRLLCSKSRVAPVKGATIPRLELGGALVLAQLAEKVALAWELDIKDFYLWTDSMVALGWIRSEDTRFKTYVANRVDQILELTNAQQWRHVGTADNPADMLSRGVLARELKDSELWWNGPQWLSNGDDGWKHSTTILPDDDTLPEIRTVKLTLAVTNQSSGLIEHYSSWRQLVRAAAWFLKFIDFQRTKKANTVTQYLSVLYLKRAETGLIRQAQLHEFQAEYTALSSSKEVSGRSKLKGLHPLLQSDNLIRVGGRLENAQITENQKHPMVLPAAHKITRLIFEDIHQALLHCGPQALLAEVRQRYWPIRGRSMARSVIKRCVICVRARPKFEYPLMAPLPKQRVAPTRPFAVSGVDFAGPLTIRSGIRRQTGIKVWIAVFVCFSTRAIHLEPVVGLTSGAFLASLRRFMSRRGKCTTIHSDNGTNFIGAQKELASYLSDCDSSMAREGIEWKFNPPSAPHFGGLWESAVKSTKHHLSRILKDGRLNLEELNTLLCQIEACVNSRPMTPLGSDPSEPGALTPAHFLIGGSLLLAPEPSLADESIEHLRRWKYVQALMQGFWARWYKEYLPQLQVRGKWTSSKPPVNIDDIVIIKDECTPPAKWRLGRVMQVHPGKDGIVRVATLRLGSGAEIKRPTVKLCALPTERQPE from the coding sequence atgcccTTAGACGAAACGCAGAGAAAGACGTTAAGTGATTTGATTAGGAAGAGAGGGGTAATAAAGGCGTCATTAACGCGTATTCGTACATTTGTTACCAAATTTAATCCTAGGGAAGATGCTATTACACTATTAGAGTTCAGACAAGAAGAGCTGCCGCATATCAACAAAAAGTTTGATGAAATTCAAAgtgaaattgaatttataaattgtgatgATGACGAAAAGTCTAACCTTGAAAGAGAAGCTTTTGAGAGTGACTACTTTTCCATCAGGTCAGAAATgcaagaaataattaattttgaaaaaggcCATACTTCGTTGCCGCATAATGTCTCAGCGAGTTCATCTGTGCATACTCAAAGAGCCAGACTTGCACCAATATCTCTACCAAGCTTCGAAGGCGATATATTAGAATGGGAGTCCTTTTTTGACTGCTATAAGGCAATGGTGCACAACGATGATTCATACCCCTCGGCTCAGAAGTTCTCATATCTAAGATCAACACTCAAGGGACAAGCATTGGACATAATTAAAGGCATACCAATTACAGATGCTAATTATAATGTCGCAATAAAAAGGCTGCAGCAGCGATTTGATAACAAAAGTCTGGTAATCCAATCGCATATCCGTGCAATTCTGGACACCCCACGGGCGGAGGCATGCCAAGCAAGAGAGCTGCAAGACCTGTATTCAAATATATCCGCTCACGTCGCAGCGCTCGAAGCACTAGGTCAACCTGTCAACCAGTGGGATGCCTGGCTTGTTACAGTTGTTCTGAGAAAACTGGATTATGCAACCAGTCATGAATGGCAAGTTAGAAGAACCAACACAGAGCTACCGAAGTATAGTGAGTTGCAGTTGTTTTTGTCTAGTCGTTGCGTTGCATTGGAGAGTGCGGAAACGCTCCAGAACACCGTCGATGAAGATAAGCGGAAAATAACAGCCAAGGCTTCCAACTTGAAATACAATGCTCATAATTATCCTAGAAAAGCTCTCTATACAGCTAATCATAATGTTGTGAAGTGTGAATGTTGTGCAGGCGATCACCGAGTGTACGCATGTAGCAAATTTAAAGAAATGCCAGTGGGAAGCCGGGTACAGATAGTACGAGAAGCAAGgttatgttttaattgtttttcgaaCATACATATGGCAAATACATGTAAATCAAAATACAACTGTCGCGTGTGCAATGGTAGACACAATACATTACTGCACTATGAAAAGCATGAACATCAAGTCGCAGGGAATGAAGGAGATACCATTGAAAAGGAAGACAATCCAGGAGCGACGTCGCTTTGGGCAGCACAAAAAGTTAATCATGTCTTCCTAGCCACCGCTATAGTATCAGTGTTGGACCGACATGGTGAAAAAAGACCATGCCGAGTAGTTTTAGATAGCGGATCTCAGATAAACTTTGTCTCGAGGAAGATGGCCAAGCTGTTAAATCTTTCTCGCGAACAAGTCGAACTACCGATAACTGGGATAGGAGCCAACCGGGTGCATTCGACAGCATGTGTTACCATAGATGTATTATCCAGAATAAAAGAATTTCAAGTTGCTCTAGTATGTCACGTTCTACCGACCATTGTAGATGACCTTTCACCACACCCGAGTGGCATAGTCGACTGGAAAATACCCAAGGAATTCGATTCACAATTGGCTGATCCATTGTTCCATTCGTCAGGAGCTATAGACATGTTGATAGGAGGTGGAGTCTTTTTCGACATACTAGAATCTAGACGTGTTCGGTTAAGCGTTGGGTCGCTATGTTTGCAGGACACTAAGTTTGGCTGGGTCATCACCGGAGAGGTTGGAGCAGTATGCCTGCTAAACGTCAACTCTGTTGGTCAGTCGTTAGAAGATGGATGGATTGCAGTGGAAAATAGTAAAGACGCAAATGCCAATGACTTGTCTAAAACGAGCAGAAAGGCTTTAGACGTAAAGGCAGCAGCAAGACATTTTCAAGAGACTGCGAAACGCAATCAGAATGGAAGATTTGTGTTACGATTACCATTAAAATCTGAGGTTAAAAACATAGGAGATACTTTAAGTATGGCTAAATCAAGGTTTTTAAGCGTGGAACGTAGACTGCAGCAAGACGAATCATTAAAGGAAGCTTACGTCAGCTTTATGAAGGAGTATGAAAATGCAGGTCATATGCATGAGGTGCATAGCAATGATCCAGTTGCCGAAAACATTTTCTATTTACCTCACCATCCAGTCGTAAAATTGTCGAGTTTAACAACGAAGCTACGAGTCGTCTTTGATGCGTCGGCCAAAAGCTCCACTGGAGTCTCACTTAACGATGTTCTTATGTGTGGGCCTACAGTACAAGAGGAGCTGTTTAGTATATTGATACGATTTCGAGCGCATCAGTATGTTATAACTGCGGATGTAGAGAAGATGTTCCGTCAGGTAGAGGTTTCCAAAGAAGACCAGGATTTGCAACGTATAGTATGGCGAGAGAATCCAAGTGAGAAGCTGCGCATCTACAGGTTAACAACAGTCACTTATGGTACCACATCCGCATCGTTTATGGCAACTCAATGTCTAGCGTCGCTTGCTGAAGCAGAAAAACTAAGATTTCCAAGGGCAGCGAAGGCAATACGTAGGGACTTTTATATGGACGACCTAATGACTGGAGCTGAGACTATAGATGAATGCAAGATGTTGCAATTGCAAATCAGCAACATTTTAGATTCAGCCAAATTACCGCTTAGAAAATGGTGCTCAAACTCGGCGGAGATATTCAAAGGCGTTCACTCAGTCGATAAGGAGCCATTATTTGTAATCAAGATAGAAGCAGATGAGATAGTAAAATCGCTCGGTTTATGTTGGAAACCAACACAGGATGTGCTTGGATATCAGGCTGTGCCCGCGGCTAAGAGTCCAAAATGTACAAAAAGAATATTGTTATCAGACCTTAACAGGATTTTTGATCCGCTGGGGTTTTTGACACCGGTACTaataaaaggtaaaatattCCTACAGCAGCTGTGGCAAATAAAGATAGATTGGGACCAACCAATACCGGAACACATAAAGGAGAAGTGGCTCCGATTCTACAAACAGTTCGAGGAACTCAGGTCATTATCGATTCCTAGGAAGTGCAAGCCGTTCAAGAGTGACTATAATGTTGAGGTGCATGGTTTTTGTGATGCCTCAGAAGAAGCTTATGGCGCATGCATCTATGTGCGAAGTAAAGGTCAGAATGAACAGTGGTGTTCGCgtttattatgttcaaaatcaAGAGTAGCGCCAGTCAAAGGGGCCACAATACCACGTCTAGAGCTTGGTGGCGCCCTGGTGTTAGCGCAGTTGGCAGAAAAGGTGGCACTAGCATGGGAATTGGATATCAAGGATTTCTACCTTTGGACAGATTCCATGGTGGCACTGGGTTGGATCCGTAGTGAGGACACCAGATTTAAGACATATGTGGCGAACCGCGTAGACCAAATACTTGAGCTGACGAATGCACAGCAGTGGAGACATGTAGGAACTGCAGATAATCCGGCGGATATGCTGTCCAGAGGTGTACTGGCAAGAGAACTAAAAGACTCTGAACTATGGTGGAACGGACCACAGTGGCTGAGCAACGGCGATGATGGTTGGAAACACTCAACTACAATACTACCAGATGACGATACATTACCAGAAATACGAACGGTTAAGCTCACACTCGCCGTGACTAACCAGTCTAGCGGATTGATCGAACACTATTCGAGTTGGCGCCAGCTTGTGAGAGCCGCCGCCTGGTTTCTGAAGTTTATAGATTTCCAAAGAACAAAAAAAGCTAACACAGTAACACAATATCTAAGTGTATTGTATTTAAAGAGAGCTGAAACTGGTTTAATAAGGCAAGCACAGTTGCATGAATTTCAAGCAGAATATACGGCACTAAGCAGTAGCAAGGAAGTGTCGGGACGCAGCAAATTAAAGGGATTACATCCGCTGCTTCAAAGCGACAACTTAATACGGGTTGGAGGACGGTTGGAGAACGCACAGATTACAGAGAATCAAAAGCACCCTATGGTGCTGCCCGCAGCCCACAAAATTACCAGGTTAATTTTCGAAGACATTCATCAGGCCCTTCTCCACTGTGGGCCTCAAGCACTGCTAGCAGAGGTTAGACAACGGTACTGGCCGATCAGAGGAAGAAGCATGGCCCGCTCTGTTATAAAACGCTGTGTGATCTGCGTCCGAGCAAGGCCAAAATTTGAGTACCCTTTAATGGCACCGTTACCGAAACAACGCGTAGCCCCAACAAGACCATTTGCCGTCAGCGGTGTAGATTTCGCTGGACCTCTGACAATAAGAAGTGGTATACGGCGCCAAACAGGGATAAAGGTATGGATTGCAGTCTTCGTATGTTTCTCTACGAGGGCCATTCACTTAGAACCGGTTGTTGGGCTAACGAGTGGAGCGTTTTTAGCATCCTTACGTCGCTTCATGTCGAGGCGAGGAAAATGCACAACAATCCACAGCGACAATGGTACTAACTTTATAGGAGCGCAGAAAGAGTTAGCTTCATATTTGAGTGATTGCGATTCAAGCATGGCTCGTGAAGGAATAGAGTGGAAATTCAACCCTCCTTCTGCACCTCACTTCGGTGGGCTGTGGGAGAGCGCAGTAAAATCTACAAAGCATCACCTATCACGGATTTTAAAGGATGGGCGTCTGAATCTAGAGGAGCTCAACACGTTACTTTGCCAAATAGAAGCTTGTGTTAATTCAAGGCCTATGACTCCATTAGGCAGTGACCCCTCAGAACCGGGTGCTCTTACTCCGGCCCACTTCTTAATCGGTGGTTCATTGTTATTAGCTCCTGAACCCAGCTTGGCAGACGAGTCAATAGAACATCTGCGTCGATGGAAGTATGTGCAAGCATTAATGCAAGGGTTCTGGGCGAGATGGTATAAGGAATACCTGCCACAGCTCCAAGTACGAGGCAAATGGACCAGCAGTAAGCCTCCAGTGAACATTGACGATATAGTCATCATCAAGGACGAATGTACACCACCAGCTAAATGGAGATTAGGAAGGGTAATGCAAGTGCACCCTGGGAAGGATGGCATAGTGAGAGTTGCCACATTGCGACTCGGATCCGGTGCAGAGATAAAGCGACCAACAGTAAAATTATGCGCGCTTCCTACCGAGCGTCAACCGGAATAa
- the LOC132923118 gene encoding uncharacterized protein LOC132923118, with protein sequence MYKCLIINLVAFLIFVNSDSHKPLFLPNLPFGEYRINYLGLVRCVSVPNKIVFNLYLSKKSANTTEIKGNITNYVPFDDSLNLELNMAVKDSIGGWKENAFIFKKSKGCSSLKILLGDAWTKIMEGGGAYNATCPLPLGFYKVSGVDTSVFALAKFPKTFFYGEYKFRFSLTTINEVYGCFFLILELKRPWETD encoded by the exons atgtacaaGTGTTTAATAATCAATCTTGtcgcttttttaatttttgtgaattCAGATTCACATAAAcctttatttttaccaaatttgccgttt ggtgAATACCGAATTAATTACTTAGGACTAGTGCGTTGTGTTTCTGTccctaataaaattgtatttaatttatacctaagCAAAAAGTCTGCTAACACCACTGAAATCAAaggaaatataacaaattacgtTCCATTTGATGATTCCCTTAat TTAGAACTTAATATGGCGGTAAAAGATTCCATTGGTGGTTGGAAGGAGAAtgcttttatatttaagaaatcCAAAGGTTGTTCGtcactcaaaatattattaggtgaTGCTTGGACTAAAATAATGGAAGGCGGAGGGGCCTATAACGCAACATGTCCTCTTCCCTTG ggtttttATAAGGTATCTGGAGTAGATACTAGTGTTTTCGCATTAGCGAAATTTCCCAAAACATTTTTCTATGGAGAATACAAATTTCGTTTTTCCTTAACCACAATCAATGAAGTGTATGGctgtttttttctaattttagagTTAAAGAGACCATGGGAAACTGATTGA
- the LOC132921740 gene encoding uncharacterized protein LOC132921740, translated as MYKCLIINLVVFIIFVNSDSHKPLFLPNLPFGEYRINYLGLLRCESIPNKIVFHLYLSKKSANATEIKGNITNYIPFDDSLNLELNLAVKDSIGGWKENAFILKKSKSCSSLKILLGDVWTKVMEGGGAYNATCPLPKGFYKVHGVDTSVFNSVNVPKTFFYGVYKVRFSITKINDVYGCFIVIIEVKRPWETD; from the exons atgtacaagtgtttaataattaatcttgtcgtttttataatttttgtgaatTCAGATTCACATAAAcctttatttttaccaaatttgccgttt gGTGAATACCGAATTAATTACTTAGGACTATTGCGATGTGAATCTATCcctaacaaaattgtatttcatttgtATCTAAGCAAAAAGTCTGCTAACGCCACTGAAATCAAaggaaatataacaaattacattCCATTTGATGATTCCCTTAat TTAGAACTCAATTTGGCGGTAAAAGATTCCATTGGCGGTTGGAAGGAGAATGCTTTTATATTAAAGAAATCAAAAAGTTGCTCGTCACTCAAAATATTATTGGGTGATGTTTGGACTAAAGTAATGGAAGGTGGAGGGGCCTACAACGCAACATGTCCTCTTCCCAAG ggtttttatAAGGTACATGGAGTAGATACTAGTGTTTTTAATTCAGTTAATGTTcctaaaacatttttctatGGTGTATACAAAGTACGTTTTTCCATAACCAAAATCAATGATGTCTATGgctgttttattgtaattatagagGTAAAGAGGCCATGGGAAACTGATTga